A genome region from Chengkuizengella sp. SCS-71B includes the following:
- a CDS encoding peptidoglycan recognition family protein produces the protein MSFKKKYTITNKYLTSGTKRRSGIKMPQVSFIVAHDTGNDGSTALQNIAYYENSNNDMNASAHLFVDDTGIYECIPLLTGTPEKAWHVLYEKPLDNQRFGDDANDVAAGVELCYSCNRGNIHNEEAYNRYVWLLSYICYKFGLDPTKIVGHHILDPERKTDPQNALLKTGKSYYQLLQDVVKEYYECLSKEEDILKLMDWEIHLAHQAIENLSKKGLIKEPVDWKRKVSENPQEILDDIPWMFFVMLDRLSEKD, from the coding sequence TTGAGTTTTAAAAAAAAATATACCATTACAAATAAATATCTCACTTCAGGAACAAAAAGACGATCAGGAATAAAAATGCCACAAGTTAGTTTTATCGTTGCACATGATACAGGAAATGACGGATCTACAGCATTACAAAATATTGCTTATTACGAGAATTCAAACAATGACATGAATGCTTCTGCACATCTATTTGTTGATGATACAGGAATTTATGAATGTATTCCTTTGTTAACAGGAACACCTGAAAAAGCTTGGCATGTACTATACGAGAAGCCTTTAGACAATCAAAGATTTGGTGATGATGCAAATGATGTCGCTGCAGGCGTGGAACTTTGTTATTCCTGCAACAGAGGAAATATCCATAATGAAGAAGCTTATAATAGATACGTTTGGTTGTTGTCCTATATCTGCTATAAATTTGGACTGGACCCTACGAAAATTGTTGGTCATCACATCTTAGATCCAGAACGAAAGACCGACCCGCAAAACGCACTTTTAAAAACAGGGAAATCTTATTATCAGTTATTGCAAGATGTAGTCAAAGAATATTATGAATGTTTGTCTAAGGAGGAGGATATTTTGAAGTTAATGGATTGGGAAATTCATCTAGCCCATCAAGCAATAGAAAATTTAAGTAAAAAAGGTTTGATCAAAGAACCTGTAGATTGGAAGAGAAAAGTGTCTGAAAACCCGCAAGAAATACTTGATGATATCCCTTGGATGTTTTTTGTAATGTTAGATAGATTAAGTGAAAAAGATTAA
- the trxA gene encoding thioredoxin: MAIVNVSDQSFKGEVESTGTVLVDFWAPWCGPCKMVAPVLEELDEEIGNELKIAKVNVDDNPESASRFGVMSIPTLIVFKDGEPVDKVVGFQPKDALKSVVSKHL; this comes from the coding sequence ATGGCTATCGTGAATGTATCAGATCAATCATTTAAAGGGGAAGTTGAGAGCACTGGAACTGTTCTTGTTGACTTTTGGGCTCCTTGGTGCGGACCTTGTAAAATGGTAGCTCCAGTACTTGAAGAATTAGACGAAGAGATAGGTAATGAACTTAAAATCGCAAAAGTGAATGTGGATGACAATCCAGAGTCAGCTTCACGTTTTGGAGTAATGAGTATTCCAACTTTAATCGTATTTAAAGATGGAGAACCTGTAGATAAAGTTGTTGGTTTCCAACCGAAAGATGCTCTGAAGAGTGTAGTGTCTAAACACCTTTAA
- a CDS encoding YqzM family protein: MSETRQPELHVNEEPRNDFIDVGVGFAVSTGIFFLIAIIATILSVITK; the protein is encoded by the coding sequence ATGAGCGAAACTAGACAACCTGAATTGCACGTGAATGAAGAACCAAGAAATGATTTTATTGATGTTGGTGTCGGATTTGCAGTTTCAACTGGTATTTTCTTTCTCATCGCGATCATTGCCACTATTTTGTCTGTTATTACTAAATAG
- the dnaI gene encoding primosomal protein DnaI, with the protein MESLSQVMKSITNSKQFDSGKEKVKHLLSDPLIKKFLLKHPELTDRDIKVHMNRLYEYVKEYNQCERCPGLENCPNDFKGHYTKLTVENSNGLSHIFDQKVSCKKLIASQSQEKIRKRVRSFYIDERALNEGYSANEILMKDAERYKSAKQVTEYIVKSKNEGLSNIGLYLEGGFGTGKTFLMCYMLYELAKSGYTGVIVYVPDFIEDLKEMMKDTGRLKDTVELLKTTDLLVFDDIGAENLNPWARDHVMGTILNYRMNRKPTFFTSNYTLRKLEKHFSFTSKDGEEEHKAQRIMDRIEPFVKVIEVKGTNKRRTNESM; encoded by the coding sequence ATGGAATCATTATCTCAGGTGATGAAAAGTATAACTAATTCTAAGCAATTTGATTCTGGAAAAGAAAAAGTAAAACATCTTTTATCAGATCCTTTAATAAAGAAATTTTTACTAAAGCATCCAGAATTAACGGATCGAGATATAAAAGTACACATGAATCGCTTGTATGAATATGTAAAAGAATATAACCAATGTGAAAGGTGTCCTGGATTAGAGAACTGTCCAAATGATTTTAAAGGACATTATACTAAACTAACAGTTGAAAATTCCAATGGTTTATCTCACATATTTGATCAAAAAGTTTCATGCAAAAAACTGATTGCATCTCAATCACAAGAAAAAATTAGAAAAAGAGTTCGCAGCTTTTATATTGATGAGCGAGCTTTAAATGAAGGATATTCAGCAAACGAAATTTTAATGAAAGATGCTGAAAGATACAAGTCTGCTAAACAAGTGACTGAATATATTGTAAAATCGAAAAACGAAGGTCTATCCAACATAGGTTTGTATTTAGAAGGGGGATTCGGAACAGGGAAAACCTTTTTAATGTGTTATATGTTATATGAGTTAGCTAAAAGCGGGTATACAGGTGTAATTGTATATGTACCTGATTTTATTGAAGACTTAAAGGAAATGATGAAGGATACTGGAAGATTAAAAGATACAGTTGAATTGTTAAAAACAACTGATTTATTAGTGTTTGATGACATTGGCGCAGAGAATCTAAATCCTTGGGCAAGAGATCATGTCATGGGTACGATATTGAATTATCGTATGAATCGGAAACCAACTTTCTTTACTTCAAATTATACTTTGAGAAAATTGGAGAAACATTTTAGCTTTACGAGTAAAGATGGAGAAGAGGAACATAAAGCACAACGAATAATGGATCGTATTGAGCCTTTCGTAAAAGTAATTGAAGTGAAGGGAACTAATAAAAGAAGAACCAATGAATCAATGTAA
- a CDS encoding DnaD domain protein, with the protein MKIMNILHFTENHRFYIYRDFSMSSMNTYMLNNIYQPMVGLSAISLYHFLYQQVSSDQLGYSEIEQQRKLFLFLGIEPSERGRKFLIEQFSKLEAIGLLQTYRKYILDSDDYIYEYKLLSALSPKEFFKNQHLTLLLRDKIGKHTVISLRDSFKEKLPSEISSKEIYSENVSVPFYDLFQLNTQVVDKELEQAELEVGASLQIVNQILESEPSNEYTYADLITRIPRNSMNRSCIENLKYEPEQIKAINYVIKKYHLTLQEISSLLDEDGIFSENGDLVIDQLQKKANSNYRQDKTREDNRERFFKKSSKDDASPYEEKIVDSIYFLDIPEVFIGQCDQQQYNMMLCNSPYTHVLKRVFPGSIPDRILDIFDKIDVNYKLKEEVINVLIHYLVSQDLDWNKNFIDSIASDLLGKQVNSFEQAVKYIRNKNEVKEKLKANKTNKTSKNRTYSQRSYQHQKPKIPIITNGKIEKTTFTQKELDEIQKLSEQLDGK; encoded by the coding sequence ATGAAAATAATGAATATACTGCACTTTACAGAAAATCATCGATTTTATATTTATCGAGATTTTTCTATGAGTTCTATGAATACTTATATGTTAAATAATATATACCAGCCAATGGTTGGGTTAAGTGCGATAAGTTTGTATCATTTTTTATATCAGCAAGTTTCCTCTGATCAATTAGGCTATTCTGAAATAGAGCAGCAAAGGAAGCTCTTTTTATTTCTAGGAATTGAACCTAGCGAAAGAGGAAGGAAATTTTTAATCGAACAGTTTTCTAAACTGGAAGCTATAGGTTTGTTACAAACATACCGTAAATATATTTTGGATAGTGATGATTACATATATGAATATAAGTTGCTTTCTGCATTATCTCCGAAGGAGTTTTTTAAAAATCAGCATCTAACGCTTTTATTAAGAGATAAAATTGGAAAACACACTGTTATCTCCTTAAGAGATTCATTTAAAGAAAAGCTTCCATCGGAAATTTCTTCGAAAGAAATATATTCAGAAAATGTGTCTGTTCCATTTTATGATTTGTTTCAGTTAAATACACAAGTAGTAGATAAGGAATTGGAACAGGCTGAACTTGAGGTTGGTGCTTCATTACAAATTGTGAATCAAATACTTGAATCTGAGCCTTCGAATGAATATACTTATGCAGATTTAATTACTAGAATACCACGTAACTCTATGAATCGTTCATGTATTGAAAACTTAAAATATGAACCTGAGCAAATCAAAGCGATCAATTATGTTATTAAGAAATATCATTTAACCTTACAAGAAATCAGTAGCTTATTAGATGAAGATGGTATCTTTTCTGAAAATGGTGACTTGGTTATTGATCAATTACAGAAAAAAGCAAATTCTAATTATAGACAGGATAAAACACGTGAAGACAATCGCGAACGATTTTTTAAAAAAAGCTCAAAAGACGATGCTTCACCTTATGAAGAAAAAATTGTAGATTCTATATATTTTTTAGATATTCCAGAAGTATTTATTGGTCAGTGCGATCAACAACAATATAACATGATGTTATGTAACTCTCCCTATACTCATGTATTAAAAAGAGTTTTCCCTGGCTCAATTCCAGATCGTATTTTAGATATTTTTGATAAAATTGACGTGAATTATAAACTTAAAGAGGAAGTTATTAATGTTTTGATTCATTATTTAGTCTCTCAAGATTTAGATTGGAATAAAAACTTCATAGATTCTATTGCTTCTGATCTATTAGGAAAACAAGTAAATAGCTTTGAGCAAGCTGTTAAATATATTCGAAATAAAAATGAGGTTAAGGAAAAGTTAAAAGCAAATAAAACAAACAAGACTTCTAAAAATAGAACTTACTCTCAAAGATCGTACCAACATCAAAAACCGAAAATACCGATTATTACGAATGGGAAAATTGAAAAAACTACTTTTACTCAAAAAGAACTTGATGAAATTCAAAAGTTATCTGAACAATTGGATGGTAAATGA
- a CDS encoding alpha/beta hydrolase, protein MPFKQVNGVKLYYQVKGSGIPIIFIHPPLLTCSNFIYQTQQLSDEFEVITFDIRGHGLSQSSKEPLTFSLIADDIIQLLDFLKIKRCYICGYSTGGTIALEAMLTYPDRFFGGILISAMSEVSDFKLKRRIMMAVGLTSIRAKSFLAYVITRGNADIKPTFKQLYKEAKRGNVKNIKQYYRATLSYNCSSKLKYLQTPQLLIYGDQDKGFHKYANILHKELPNNEIHFLQGKTHQIPTKSALHMNHLITDWIEKHQKELCKQNEDIAYLDFCNMIKESENGIDNFH, encoded by the coding sequence ATGCCTTTTAAACAAGTAAATGGAGTTAAACTTTATTATCAAGTGAAGGGTTCAGGTATACCTATCATATTCATTCACCCTCCTTTGCTTACTTGTTCGAACTTTATTTATCAAACCCAACAATTATCCGATGAATTTGAAGTCATTACGTTTGATATTCGAGGTCATGGTTTAAGTCAATCTTCAAAGGAACCTCTTACCTTTTCTCTGATTGCTGATGATATAATACAGCTTTTGGATTTTTTAAAAATAAAACGATGTTATATTTGTGGATATTCAACAGGAGGTACTATAGCATTGGAAGCCATGTTAACTTATCCAGACCGTTTTTTTGGGGGAATATTAATTAGTGCTATGTCTGAGGTAAGTGATTTTAAATTAAAGAGAAGAATTATGATGGCTGTTGGTTTAACTTCAATAAGAGCAAAAAGTTTTCTTGCTTATGTCATTACTCGTGGGAATGCAGATATAAAACCTACATTTAAACAATTATATAAGGAAGCAAAAAGAGGAAACGTTAAAAATATAAAGCAGTATTACAGAGCTACACTTTCTTATAATTGTTCCTCTAAATTGAAGTATTTACAAACTCCTCAATTATTAATTTATGGTGATCAAGATAAAGGATTTCATAAATACGCTAATATTCTGCACAAAGAATTACCTAATAATGAAATTCATTTTCTACAGGGAAAAACTCATCAAATCCCAACCAAATCAGCACTTCATATGAATCATTTAATTACAGATTGGATTGAAAAACACCAAAAAGAGTTATGTAAACAAAATGAAGATATCGCTTATTTAGATTTCTGCAATATGATAAAAGAATCAGAGAATGGAATCGATAATTTTCACTGA
- a CDS encoding YuiB family protein yields MSTEVDIIQLPILFALMFVLFFGIGFILNMLLKTTWFPVYVYILVVIPYMVYWLWEAGESLLTNITQYQITDYITFIGGLVGAILSGLAIKKLRNQGYKMF; encoded by the coding sequence ATGAGCACCGAAGTTGATATTATTCAATTACCAATCCTGTTTGCTTTAATGTTTGTTTTATTTTTTGGCATAGGTTTTATTTTAAATATGTTATTAAAAACTACCTGGTTTCCTGTTTACGTGTATATATTGGTTGTTATTCCTTACATGGTATATTGGTTATGGGAAGCTGGAGAATCTTTACTTACTAACATAACTCAGTATCAAATTACTGATTACATCACATTTATTGGTGGTTTAGTAGGTGCCATCTTAAGTGGATTGGCAATTAAAAAATTGAGAAATCAAGGTTATAAAATGTTCTAA
- the hemQ gene encoding hydrogen peroxide-dependent heme synthase, with protein MSEAALTLEGWYALHDFRAMDWNAWKSLSPAERKQAEDEFLSFIQEWSNIEDKKQGSTALYSIVGQKADFVMMHLRETLEEINELENAFNKTSFAQFTIPTYSYVSVVELSNYMAQGDGDPMQNPEIVARLKPSLPKANHLCFYPMNKRREGNDNWYMLSMEERRGMMRSHGMIGRQYAGKVKQIITGSVGFDDWEWGVTLFADDALQFKKLVYEMRFDEVSARFGEFGEFFVGNLLDQNKMSKMLEI; from the coding sequence ATGAGTGAAGCAGCTTTAACCTTAGAAGGTTGGTATGCGTTACATGATTTTAGAGCAATGGATTGGAATGCTTGGAAAAGCCTATCCCCAGCAGAGAGAAAACAAGCTGAGGATGAATTTCTTTCATTTATACAAGAATGGTCAAATATAGAAGATAAAAAACAAGGAAGTACAGCTCTTTATAGTATCGTTGGTCAAAAAGCCGATTTTGTAATGATGCACCTTCGTGAAACACTTGAAGAAATAAATGAATTAGAAAATGCATTTAATAAAACATCATTTGCACAATTTACAATCCCAACTTACTCTTATGTTTCTGTAGTTGAATTAAGTAATTACATGGCTCAAGGTGACGGAGATCCAATGCAAAACCCAGAAATTGTTGCTAGGCTAAAACCTTCACTACCAAAAGCAAATCATTTATGTTTTTATCCAATGAATAAACGCCGTGAAGGTAATGATAATTGGTACATGCTGAGCATGGAAGAACGTCGTGGAATGATGAGAAGTCATGGAATGATTGGACGACAATACGCTGGGAAAGTAAAACAAATTATTACGGGCTCCGTTGGATTTGACGATTGGGAATGGGGCGTTACCTTATTTGCTGATGATGCGTTACAGTTTAAAAAACTTGTATATGAAATGCGCTTTGATGAAGTAAGTGCTAGATTCGGTGAATTTGGAGAGTTTTTTGTAGGCAATTTATTAGACCAGAACAAGATGTCAAAAATGTTAGAAATTTAA
- a CDS encoding peroxiredoxin-like family protein yields MTLAQDIKQFQDENLKRVPQEVLEQVFQSIKELDESDHPKGLKVGDTAPDFTLKNAVGENVHLYDELNKGPVILSFYRGEWCPYCNLEVRAYQQKINEITELGAQLFAISPEEPDYSLTLKEKHNLSFQVLSDIGNKVSENYKLTFQFPDYIKEVYKNVFQNDLGKRNNDESWTLPIPATYIIESNKKIVAGFANADYTKRMEPSEAIEALKKLK; encoded by the coding sequence ATGACATTAGCTCAAGACATCAAACAATTTCAAGATGAAAATTTAAAGAGAGTCCCACAAGAGGTATTAGAACAGGTTTTTCAATCTATAAAAGAATTAGATGAGTCTGATCATCCTAAAGGATTAAAAGTTGGTGATACTGCACCAGATTTCACTTTAAAAAATGCAGTAGGAGAAAATGTCCACCTTTATGATGAACTAAATAAAGGGCCTGTCATACTGAGTTTTTATCGTGGTGAGTGGTGCCCATACTGTAATTTGGAAGTAAGAGCATATCAACAAAAAATAAATGAAATTACTGAACTAGGTGCTCAACTATTTGCAATTAGTCCAGAAGAACCAGACTATTCATTAACCTTAAAAGAAAAACATAATTTATCTTTTCAAGTATTAAGCGATATTGGAAATAAAGTTTCTGAGAACTATAAATTAACGTTTCAGTTTCCTGACTATATAAAAGAAGTGTATAAAAATGTGTTCCAAAATGACTTAGGAAAAAGAAATAATGATGAAAGTTGGACATTGCCAATACCAGCTACTTATATCATTGAATCAAATAAAAAAATTGTTGCAGGATTTGCTAATGCAGACTATACAAAACGTATGGAACCATCAGAAGCTATTGAAGCTTTAAAAAAACTAAAATAA
- a CDS encoding NAD(P)/FAD-dependent oxidoreductase: MSQIPRIVIIGAGYGGVVTSIRLQKELNYNEADITLINKHDYHYITTHLHMPAAGTDDPKNARVDISKLIDEFKVDFIKSTVVDINTEEKKVILEDSTVSYDYLVVGLGGEPETFGIPGLKEYALSIRSINSVNYIREHIEYMFAKYKNDESRTDYLTFVVGGSGFTGIEFVGELADRLPKLCSVFNVDPSLVRIVNVEAAPTALPGFDPELVKYAMNLLTDKGVEFMISTPIKECTPDGVILASGEEIKSQTVVWTGGIRGNSLVENAGFEAVRGRVKVDEYLRAPGFDDVFIIGDCSVMFKEDGKPFPPTAQIAMQQGVACAYNLAASIRGEKLKTFKPEIKGTVASLGKGEAIGVVGEKKIKGYTAAIMKKMIDIRYLYIIGGIPLVLKKTRF, translated from the coding sequence ATGAGTCAAATACCAAGAATAGTCATTATTGGAGCAGGTTATGGAGGGGTTGTAACTTCTATTCGTTTGCAGAAAGAATTAAATTATAACGAAGCAGATATTACTTTAATAAATAAACATGATTATCATTATATTACTACCCATTTGCATATGCCTGCAGCTGGTACGGATGATCCTAAAAATGCAAGAGTAGATATTTCTAAATTAATTGATGAATTTAAAGTGGATTTTATTAAATCTACAGTGGTTGATATTAACACTGAGGAAAAGAAAGTAATCTTAGAAGATAGTACAGTTTCTTATGATTATTTAGTTGTTGGACTGGGTGGAGAGCCAGAAACATTTGGAATTCCAGGACTTAAAGAGTATGCATTAAGTATTCGCAGCATAAATAGTGTGAATTATATTCGTGAGCACATAGAATATATGTTTGCGAAATATAAAAATGATGAAAGTCGTACAGATTATTTGACTTTTGTAGTAGGTGGATCTGGTTTTACAGGAATTGAATTTGTTGGAGAATTGGCTGATCGACTTCCAAAATTATGTAGTGTATTTAATGTTGATCCTAGTTTAGTTAGAATCGTGAATGTCGAAGCAGCTCCTACAGCATTACCTGGGTTTGATCCAGAATTAGTTAAATATGCAATGAATTTGCTTACGGATAAAGGTGTTGAATTTATGATTTCAACTCCAATTAAGGAGTGTACTCCTGATGGCGTTATATTAGCTAGTGGAGAGGAAATTAAATCCCAAACTGTGGTTTGGACAGGTGGAATACGCGGTAACAGCTTAGTAGAAAATGCAGGATTTGAAGCTGTAAGAGGTCGTGTAAAGGTTGATGAATATTTAAGAGCACCAGGTTTTGACGATGTATTTATCATTGGTGACTGTTCTGTTATGTTCAAAGAAGATGGAAAACCATTTCCACCAACTGCTCAAATTGCAATGCAGCAAGGTGTAGCCTGTGCTTATAATTTAGCAGCTAGCATTAGAGGGGAAAAATTAAAAACATTTAAACCAGAAATCAAAGGAACAGTTGCATCATTAGGTAAAGGTGAAGCCATTGGGGTAGTAGGGGAAAAGAAAATAAAAGGTTATACTGCTGCTATTATGAAAAAAATGATTGATATTCGATATTTATACATTATTGGCGGAATACCACTTGTTTTAAAGAAAACACGTTTTTAA
- a CDS encoding NAD(P)/FAD-dependent oxidoreductase: protein MSNLQHNNEIVDIAIIGGGPAGMFAAFYGGMRHASVKIIESMPQLGGQLAALYPEKYIYDVAGFPKVRAQELIDNLKEQMKHFPTEVCLEEKVLQVEKKEERLFEITTNKAVHLAKAIIITGGIGAFEPRRLDLPNAEQFEKKNLHYFVPDLSVYKDEKVVICGGGDSAVDWALMLEPIAKEVTIIHRRNKFRAHEHSVDNLMNSSVNVLTPKEISKLHGTDRIEKVTIKDCKTDEEFDLEVDTVIVNYGFISSLGPIAEWGLNIVKGSIVVDSRMETNIPGIFAAGDISTYAGKLKLIAVGFGEAPTAINNAKVYVDPDAKLSPGHSSNMKF, encoded by the coding sequence GTGTCGAATTTACAACATAATAATGAAATCGTTGATATTGCCATTATTGGTGGTGGACCTGCAGGAATGTTCGCTGCTTTTTATGGTGGGATGAGACATGCTTCTGTAAAAATTATAGAGAGCATGCCACAATTAGGAGGTCAATTAGCAGCATTATATCCTGAAAAATACATCTATGATGTTGCTGGGTTCCCAAAGGTAAGAGCTCAAGAGCTAATCGATAATTTAAAGGAACAAATGAAACACTTCCCCACGGAAGTTTGCTTAGAAGAAAAAGTTTTGCAAGTTGAAAAAAAAGAAGAGCGTTTATTTGAAATCACTACCAATAAAGCTGTACATTTAGCAAAAGCTATCATAATCACAGGTGGAATAGGGGCTTTTGAACCTAGGAGACTAGATTTACCAAATGCAGAACAATTTGAAAAGAAAAACCTGCATTATTTTGTTCCAGATCTAAGTGTATATAAAGATGAAAAAGTAGTGATTTGCGGAGGTGGTGACTCTGCTGTTGATTGGGCATTGATGTTAGAACCCATCGCAAAAGAAGTGACAATCATCCATCGTAGAAATAAATTTAGAGCACATGAGCACAGTGTGGATAATCTAATGAATTCATCAGTAAATGTACTTACACCAAAAGAGATTAGTAAACTTCATGGTACAGATAGAATTGAAAAAGTTACGATTAAGGATTGCAAAACAGATGAGGAATTTGACTTAGAAGTAGATACAGTCATTGTAAATTATGGTTTCATCTCATCATTAGGTCCGATTGCTGAGTGGGGTCTAAATATTGTAAAAGGTTCCATTGTAGTTGATTCAAGAATGGAAACAAATATACCGGGAATTTTTGCAGCAGGGGATATTTCAACTTATGCTGGTAAACTAAAACTTATTGCTGTTGGATTTGGTGAAGCTCCTACTGCCATTAACAATGCAAAAGTATATGTTGATCCTGATGCAAAATTATCTCCAGGACATAGCAGTAATATGAAATTTTAA
- the sda gene encoding sporulation histidine kinase inhibitor Sda: MKLLSDEKLLKTYALSLKLKLDPDFIQLLLEECINRGLKTKDEDCKNEIKESNILYSIECA, from the coding sequence ATGAAGTTGCTAAGTGATGAAAAATTGTTGAAAACTTATGCTTTGTCTTTAAAGTTAAAATTAGATCCAGATTTTATTCAATTATTGTTAGAAGAATGTATTAATAGAGGTTTGAAGACTAAGGATGAAGATTGTAAAAATGAAATTAAAGAAAGCAATATCTTATACTCAATTGAATGTGCTTAA
- the erpA gene encoding iron-sulfur cluster insertion protein ErpA has translation MINITNTALEKINEMLAAEESSDLFLRIGVKSGGCSGFSYGMGFDNEQADDDKVLDIQGLKVVVDEDSQKYLNGLNVDYKESAMGGGFTIENPNASATCGCGSSFRTESDAGQPSEC, from the coding sequence ATGATTAATATCACAAATACAGCTCTAGAAAAAATTAATGAAATGTTAGCTGCTGAGGAATCATCTGATTTATTTTTACGAATTGGTGTTAAGTCAGGAGGATGTAGCGGTTTCTCATATGGTATGGGTTTTGATAATGAGCAGGCTGACGATGACAAAGTATTAGACATTCAAGGACTTAAGGTTGTAGTTGATGAGGATAGTCAAAAGTATTTAAATGGTTTAAATGTAGACTATAAAGAGTCAGCTATGGGCGGAGGATTTACAATTGAAAATCCAAATGCATCAGCAACATGTGGTTGCGGAAGTTCATTTAGAACAGAATCAGATGCAGGACAACCAAGTGAATGTTAA
- the mqnE gene encoding aminofutalosine synthase MqnE, translating to MSILTSHPDTKMQSIIEKVQHGERISMEDGLYLYQSDDLLTIGQLANQVNLKKNGRKVYFIENMTLYFTNVCEATCAFCGYKRNPGEEGAFTYNAEQVIEFAEKHYHPGIREFHITGGHNHTVPFQYYLDCIQGLKKHFPNVTMKAYTAAEVEFFSRISGLSIKEVLLALKEAGVATLTGGGAEILSERYRKKMSVNKATTEQWLDVHRAAHQVGMKTHATMLYGSIETLEERLQHMVYLRELQDQTQGFMVFIPLAVQPKNVNAGIKRRTSAFEDIKTMAISRLMLDNFPHIKAYFINIGTQLTQMSLTFGASDVHGTLIKERISHAAGALSQEGLTRDELIWLVKGANRIPVERDTFYNEIKVYE from the coding sequence ATGAGTATCCTAACAAGCCATCCAGATACTAAAATGCAATCCATAATAGAAAAAGTTCAACATGGAGAACGAATAAGCATGGAAGACGGACTCTACTTATATCAATCAGATGATCTTTTAACAATTGGTCAACTAGCTAATCAAGTAAATTTGAAGAAAAATGGAAGAAAAGTCTATTTTATTGAAAATATGACATTATATTTTACTAATGTTTGTGAAGCTACTTGTGCATTCTGTGGTTATAAACGTAATCCAGGTGAGGAAGGTGCGTTTACTTACAACGCTGAACAAGTCATTGAGTTTGCAGAAAAACATTATCATCCAGGGATAAGAGAATTTCATATCACCGGGGGACATAACCATACTGTTCCTTTCCAATATTATTTGGATTGTATCCAAGGACTAAAAAAACATTTCCCTAATGTAACTATGAAAGCATACACAGCTGCAGAAGTTGAATTCTTTTCTCGAATTAGTGGACTAAGTATAAAAGAAGTTTTACTTGCATTAAAGGAAGCTGGTGTTGCAACACTCACTGGTGGAGGGGCTGAAATCCTTTCTGAAAGATACCGCAAAAAAATGAGCGTTAACAAAGCAACTACAGAGCAATGGTTGGATGTCCATCGTGCAGCGCATCAAGTAGGTATGAAAACACATGCTACAATGTTATATGGATCTATTGAAACTTTAGAGGAACGACTGCAACATATGGTTTATCTAAGGGAACTCCAAGACCAAACTCAAGGGTTTATGGTCTTTATCCCTTTAGCTGTCCAACCTAAAAATGTAAATGCCGGAATCAAGAGACGTACTTCTGCATTTGAAGATATCAAAACAATGGCTATTAGCCGATTAATGTTAGATAATTTCCCACATATTAAAGCATACTTTATTAATATAGGAACTCAATTAACTCAAATGTCGCTAACTTTTGGTGCTTCTGATGTTCATGGTACTTTAATTAAAGAACGAATCAGTCATGCAGCAGGTGCTCTATCTCAAGAAGGTCTGACACGTGATGAATTAATTTGGTTAGTAAAAGGTGCTAACCGTATTCCTGTAGAAAGAGATACTTTTTATAACGAGATTAAAGTTTACGAATAA